From a region of the Streptomyces sp. NBC_00193 genome:
- the rlmB gene encoding 23S rRNA (guanosine(2251)-2'-O)-methyltransferase RlmB — protein sequence MAGNSQRRNRRTSNKKGATVGSGGQRRKGLEGKGPTPKAEDRKKHKANRISNAMARQAAKRRPAPRRGGPKGTSEMVVGRNPVFEALRDGVPAVTLYVQQFIDNDERVREALQLAAERGNINLMEAPRPELDRLTNGLNHQGLVLQVPPYEYAHPEDLTAAAYENHEDPLIVALDGVTDPRNLGAIVRSVSAFGGHGVVIPERRAAGMTAGAWKSSAGTAARTPVSRVTNLTRAIQEYKKAGITVVGLAAEGTHEVHELEALGGPVVIVVGSEGKGLGRLVGENCDYLVRIPMPGGAESLNAGVAAGVVLYEASRRRAVRGRA from the coding sequence ATGGCCGGGAACAGCCAGCGCAGGAACCGCCGCACGTCCAACAAGAAGGGCGCGACGGTCGGCAGCGGTGGCCAGCGGCGCAAGGGCCTCGAAGGCAAGGGCCCCACGCCCAAGGCCGAGGACCGCAAGAAGCACAAGGCCAACCGCATCAGCAACGCCATGGCCCGCCAGGCCGCCAAGCGCCGCCCGGCCCCCCGCCGCGGCGGCCCCAAGGGCACCAGCGAGATGGTCGTCGGCCGCAACCCGGTCTTCGAGGCACTGCGCGACGGCGTGCCGGCCGTCACCCTGTACGTCCAGCAGTTCATCGACAACGACGAGCGCGTCCGCGAGGCCCTCCAGCTCGCGGCCGAGCGCGGCAACATCAACCTGATGGAAGCCCCGCGCCCCGAGCTGGACCGCCTCACCAACGGGCTCAACCACCAGGGCCTGGTCCTCCAGGTCCCGCCGTACGAGTACGCGCACCCGGAGGACCTCACCGCCGCCGCGTACGAGAACCACGAGGACCCGCTCATCGTGGCCCTCGACGGCGTCACCGACCCGCGCAACCTCGGCGCGATCGTCCGCTCCGTCTCCGCCTTCGGCGGCCACGGCGTGGTCATCCCCGAGCGCCGCGCCGCCGGCATGACCGCCGGTGCCTGGAAGTCCTCGGCCGGCACCGCCGCCCGTACGCCGGTCTCGCGCGTCACCAACCTGACCCGCGCCATCCAGGAGTACAAGAAGGCCGGCATCACCGTCGTCGGCCTCGCCGCCGAGGGCACCCACGAGGTCCACGAGCTCGAAGCGCTCGGCGGTCCCGTGGTCATCGTCGTCGGCTCCGAGGGCAAGGGCCTCGGCCGCCTCGTCGGCGAGAACTGCGACTACCTCGTGCGCATCCCGATGCCGGGCGGCGCCGAGTCGCTCAACGCCGGTGTCGCCGCGGGCGTCGTCCTCTACGAGGCCTCCCGCCGCCGCGCCGTCCGCGGCCGCGCCTGA
- a CDS encoding DoxX family protein, protein MSVDTRTPGFDDQPALSMVKVPCDPAQVIVNHASFRVRLAPSPSARPRPLGAPGLAPALGGALAAAGAGAARRRPVVWSGKSAPGDAAASAAMGGLLQAVRDHGRAHDGRDEYDGGATQTIPRIDLAHDLADDTLATPTVVGQRSYGSPDDTDTRLQPVVGGLSHSHEAYDAAYSEGSGSADSRRAQGEARAQNDARAQASYYPGRRMNLGVVLLPLRVFLGFISIYAGMGKLCDPVYFDGGERGSMVTWLQTLQPWALAEPLRDFALAHPVGAGLSVAFLQVIVGVLTVFGLWQRFAACFGALLSAALLMTVSWKTVPAYDAPDIIYLAAWSPLIIAGAPVYSLDGRLASEAWRTLGPRSEVWRLRRRVLRRGAIMASVICGLTLLIGSLLGGAVRSTTVVTVPGPGEAPSNYLPGRPLPSTPKQQQPVSPTPSKRVAQPSAGASSPAAKTGRGATGSSSPTAGSGSPTATRGTSSGSQSPRSTPRQSTPQKPPASSAGTRSGGSTGGSGSTAPKQPDLLGGLLGG, encoded by the coding sequence ATGAGTGTGGACACCAGAACGCCAGGGTTCGACGACCAGCCCGCGCTGAGCATGGTCAAGGTGCCGTGCGACCCCGCACAGGTCATCGTCAACCACGCCAGCTTCCGCGTGCGGCTCGCACCGAGCCCCAGCGCGCGTCCCAGGCCCTTGGGCGCCCCAGGGCTCGCCCCGGCACTCGGCGGAGCCCTCGCGGCCGCCGGAGCCGGAGCAGCCCGCCGCCGACCCGTCGTCTGGAGCGGCAAGTCCGCCCCCGGCGACGCCGCCGCCAGCGCCGCGATGGGCGGCCTGCTCCAGGCCGTACGCGACCACGGGCGCGCCCACGACGGCCGCGACGAGTACGACGGCGGCGCCACCCAGACCATCCCGCGCATCGACCTCGCCCACGACCTCGCGGACGACACCCTCGCCACCCCGACCGTCGTCGGCCAGCGCAGCTACGGCTCCCCCGACGACACCGACACCCGGCTGCAGCCCGTGGTGGGAGGCCTCTCCCACTCCCACGAGGCCTACGACGCCGCCTACTCCGAGGGCAGCGGATCCGCGGACTCCCGCCGGGCCCAGGGCGAGGCCCGCGCGCAGAACGACGCCCGCGCGCAGGCCTCGTACTACCCCGGCCGCCGCATGAACCTCGGCGTCGTGCTGCTCCCGCTGCGCGTCTTCCTCGGCTTCATCTCCATCTACGCCGGCATGGGCAAGCTGTGCGACCCCGTCTACTTCGACGGCGGCGAACGCGGCTCCATGGTCACCTGGCTGCAGACCCTGCAGCCCTGGGCGCTCGCCGAGCCGCTGCGCGACTTCGCGCTGGCCCACCCCGTCGGCGCCGGCCTCAGCGTGGCCTTCCTCCAGGTCATCGTGGGCGTGCTGACGGTCTTCGGCCTCTGGCAGCGGTTCGCCGCCTGCTTCGGCGCCCTGCTGTCCGCCGCGCTGCTGATGACGGTGAGCTGGAAGACCGTCCCCGCCTACGACGCGCCCGACATCATCTACCTCGCCGCCTGGAGCCCGCTGATCATCGCGGGCGCCCCCGTCTACTCCCTGGACGGCCGCCTCGCGAGCGAGGCCTGGCGCACCCTGGGTCCGCGCTCCGAGGTCTGGCGGCTGCGCCGCCGGGTCCTGCGCCGCGGAGCCATCATGGCCAGCGTCATCTGCGGACTCACCCTGCTCATCGGCTCGCTCCTGGGCGGCGCCGTCCGCTCCACCACCGTGGTCACGGTGCCCGGACCGGGCGAGGCCCCGAGCAACTACCTGCCCGGGCGGCCGCTGCCGAGCACCCCCAAGCAGCAGCAGCCCGTGAGCCCCACCCCCTCGAAGCGGGTCGCACAGCCCTCGGCCGGAGCCTCCTCGCCGGCCGCCAAGACCGGGCGCGGCGCCACCGGTTCGAGCTCCCCGACGGCCGGCTCCGGCTCGCCCACCGCGACCCGCGGCACCAGCAGCGGCAGCCAGTCCCCGCGCAGCACCCCCCGCCAGTCCACCCCGCAGAAGCCCCCGGCCAGCTCCGCGGGAACGCGCAGCGGGGGCTCCACGGGAGGATCCGGCAGCACCGCACCGAAGCAGCCCGACCTGCTGGGGGGACTCCTCGGCGGCTGA
- a CDS encoding nucleotidyltransferase family protein: protein MTDSERSERSDRPHAAAFPASPTQAVVLAGGQGSRLRPYTDDRPKPMVEIPGTGMPIIGHQLAWLASEGVTDAVVSCGHLAEVLQKWLAEAPLPLRVTTVVENEPLGRGGGLKYAARHLPHPEQSWYATNGDVWTRFSLREMAAFHAERGATATLALARPRIPWGVVEINEYGHVLDFIEAPQSPYPVNAGVYVFGPEFAALLPDLGDHERTTFPRLARERRLAGFPLPQGAYWRAIDTAKDLTEAARELAAQNAL, encoded by the coding sequence ATGACCGATTCCGAGCGCTCCGAGCGTTCCGACCGACCCCACGCGGCCGCGTTCCCGGCTTCCCCGACCCAGGCGGTTGTCCTGGCGGGGGGCCAGGGTTCGCGGCTGCGGCCGTACACGGACGACCGCCCCAAGCCGATGGTGGAGATCCCCGGAACGGGGATGCCGATCATCGGGCACCAGCTCGCGTGGCTGGCCTCCGAGGGGGTGACGGACGCCGTGGTCTCCTGCGGACACCTCGCCGAGGTGCTCCAGAAGTGGCTGGCCGAGGCCCCGTTGCCGCTACGGGTGACCACCGTCGTGGAGAACGAACCGCTGGGCCGGGGCGGCGGCCTGAAGTACGCCGCCCGGCACCTCCCGCACCCCGAGCAGTCCTGGTACGCGACCAACGGCGACGTGTGGACCCGCTTCTCGCTGCGCGAGATGGCCGCTTTCCACGCCGAACGCGGCGCCACGGCCACCCTGGCGCTCGCCCGCCCGCGCATTCCGTGGGGGGTGGTGGAGATCAACGAGTACGGGCACGTACTGGACTTCATCGAGGCGCCGCAGTCCCCGTACCCGGTCAATGCCGGCGTGTACGTCTTCGGACCCGAATTCGCCGCCCTGCTGCCCGATTTGGGCGACCACGAGCGTACGACCTTCCCGCGCCTGGCCCGCGAGCGGCGCCTCGCGGGCTTCCCGCTGCCCCAGGGGGCCTACTGGCGGGCGATCGACACGGCGAAGGACCTGACCGAGGCGGCACGGGAGTTGGCCGCGCAGAACGCCCTGTAG
- a CDS encoding ABC transporter ATP-binding protein, producing MASVTFDKATRLYPGGDKPAVDQLELEIADGEFLVLVGPSGCGKSTSLRMLAGLEDVNGGAIRIGDRDVTHLPPKDRDIAMVFQNYALYPHMSVADNMGFALKIAGEDKATIRKKVEDAAKMLDLTQYLDRKPKALSGGQRQRVAMGRAIVRKPQVFLMDEPLSNLDAKLRVSTRTQIAALQRDLGITTVYVTHDQVEAMTMGDRVAVLKDGLLQQVDTPRNMYDRPANLFVAGFIGSPAMNLVEVPITDGGVKFGDSVVPVSREALSAAADAGDRTVTVGVRPEHFDVGDTGGLTITVNVVEELGADGYVYGSTSHSEGSQDIVVRVNGRQVPEKGSTLHVIPRADEIHVFSTSSGARLSG from the coding sequence ATGGCTTCTGTCACTTTCGACAAGGCGACCCGTCTGTACCCCGGCGGCGACAAGCCCGCCGTCGACCAGCTGGAGCTGGAGATCGCGGACGGCGAGTTCCTCGTCCTCGTCGGCCCCTCCGGCTGCGGCAAGTCCACCTCGCTGCGCATGCTGGCCGGCCTGGAGGACGTCAACGGCGGTGCCATCCGCATCGGTGACCGCGACGTCACGCACCTGCCGCCCAAGGACCGGGACATCGCGATGGTGTTCCAGAACTACGCGCTCTACCCGCACATGTCCGTCGCCGACAACATGGGCTTCGCGCTCAAGATCGCCGGCGAGGACAAGGCCACCATCCGCAAGAAGGTGGAGGATGCGGCGAAGATGCTGGACCTGACCCAGTACCTCGACCGCAAGCCGAAGGCGCTCTCCGGCGGTCAGCGCCAGCGCGTCGCGATGGGCCGCGCGATCGTGCGCAAGCCGCAGGTGTTCCTCATGGACGAGCCGCTGTCGAACCTCGACGCCAAGCTCCGCGTGTCCACCCGTACCCAGATCGCCGCCCTCCAGCGCGACCTGGGCATCACCACCGTCTACGTCACCCACGACCAGGTCGAGGCCATGACGATGGGCGACCGCGTGGCCGTGCTGAAGGACGGTCTGCTGCAGCAGGTCGACACCCCGCGCAACATGTACGACCGCCCGGCGAACCTCTTCGTCGCCGGCTTCATCGGCTCGCCGGCCATGAACCTCGTCGAGGTCCCGATCACCGACGGCGGCGTGAAGTTCGGCGACAGCGTCGTCCCGGTGTCGCGCGAGGCGCTGTCCGCCGCCGCCGACGCGGGCGACCGCACGGTCACCGTGGGCGTGCGTCCGGAGCACTTCGACGTCGGCGACACGGGCGGCCTGACCATCACCGTCAACGTCGTCGAGGAGCTCGGCGCCGACGGATACGTGTACGGCTCGACCTCGCACTCCGAGGGCTCGCAGGACATCGTGGTCCGCGTCAACGGCCGCCAGGTGCCCGAGAAGGGCTCCACGCTGCACGTGATCCCGCGCGCCGACGAGATCCACGTGTTCTCGACCTCCTCGGGTGCCCGCCTCTCCGGCTGA
- a CDS encoding FAD-binding oxidoreductase: MTINGGISFWYATDETAPAHPPRAPLTGNTTADVVIVGGGYTGLWTAYYLKTAAPDLRVTVLEQKFCGYGASGRNGGWLYNGIAGRDRYASLHGRPAAQRLQQAMNETVTEVIDTAAKEGIDADIHRGGVLEVARTPAQLSRLKAFHTAELAFGETDRELYDATDTRARINVADAVGSSWTPHGARIHPLKLVKGLAAACERLGVVIHESTPVTEIAPRRALTPYGTVRAPYVLRCTEGFTAALKGQKRSWLPMNSSMIATAPLPPETWSQLGWSDASTLGDMAHAYMYAQRTADDRIAIGGRGVPYRYGSRTDNDGRTQPATIASLTHLLESFFPVLTGVEITHAWSGVLGVPRDWCATVTLDAASGLGWAGGYVGSGVATANLAARTLRDLVLGDRTPLTTLPWVNHRVRRWEPEPFRWLGVQALYAAYREADRRESTTHTPTTTPLARLADRISGRH, encoded by the coding sequence ATGACGATCAACGGCGGAATTTCCTTCTGGTACGCGACGGACGAAACCGCCCCCGCCCACCCACCCCGCGCCCCGCTCACCGGCAACACCACGGCCGACGTCGTCATCGTCGGCGGCGGCTACACCGGCCTGTGGACCGCCTACTACCTCAAGACCGCCGCCCCCGACCTGCGCGTCACCGTCCTGGAGCAGAAGTTCTGCGGCTACGGGGCCTCCGGCCGCAACGGCGGCTGGCTCTACAACGGCATCGCCGGCCGCGACCGCTACGCCTCCCTCCACGGCCGCCCGGCCGCCCAGCGTCTCCAGCAGGCCATGAACGAGACCGTCACCGAGGTCATCGACACCGCCGCGAAGGAAGGCATCGACGCCGACATCCACCGCGGCGGAGTCCTCGAGGTGGCCCGCACCCCCGCCCAGCTCTCCCGCCTCAAGGCCTTCCACACCGCCGAACTCGCCTTCGGCGAAACGGACCGCGAGCTCTACGACGCCACCGACACCCGCGCCCGCATCAACGTCGCCGACGCCGTCGGCTCCAGCTGGACCCCGCACGGAGCCCGCATCCACCCCCTGAAGCTGGTCAAGGGCCTGGCCGCCGCCTGCGAACGCCTCGGCGTCGTCATCCACGAGTCCACCCCCGTCACGGAGATCGCCCCGCGCCGCGCCCTCACCCCGTACGGCACCGTCCGCGCCCCGTACGTCCTGCGCTGCACCGAGGGCTTCACCGCCGCGCTCAAGGGCCAGAAGCGCTCCTGGCTCCCGATGAACTCCTCGATGATCGCCACGGCCCCGCTCCCGCCGGAGACCTGGTCCCAGCTCGGCTGGTCCGACGCCTCCACCCTCGGCGACATGGCCCACGCCTACATGTACGCCCAGCGCACGGCCGACGACCGCATCGCCATCGGCGGCCGCGGCGTCCCCTACCGCTACGGCTCCCGCACCGACAACGACGGCCGCACCCAGCCGGCGACGATCGCGTCCCTCACCCACCTCCTGGAGTCCTTCTTCCCGGTCCTCACCGGCGTCGAAATCACCCACGCCTGGTCGGGCGTCCTGGGCGTACCCCGCGACTGGTGCGCCACGGTCACCCTCGACGCGGCCTCGGGCCTCGGCTGGGCCGGCGGCTACGTGGGCTCCGGCGTGGCCACGGCCAACCTCGCGGCCCGCACCCTCCGCGACCTGGTCCTGGGCGACCGCACCCCCCTGACCACCCTCCCCTGGGTCAACCACCGAGTCCGCCGCTGGGAACCGGAACCCTTCCGCTGGCTGGGCGTCCAGGCCCTCTACGCCGCCTACCGCGAGGCCGACCGCCGAGAATCCACCACCCACACCCCCACGACAACCCCCTTGGCCCGCCTGGCCGACCGCATCTCGGGCCGCCACTGA
- a CDS encoding thioredoxin domain-containing protein — protein sequence MVRVVVAGRLVAAVASVALLGGAVVGCGSGSGAGGGKGMAVSEVPVRTSPIAGQLAGLPATVDGAKIVVGKPDAPRTAQVLVDPKCGHCARFEEAGGEALLKLAAAGQVKIEYLLASFLDRGGMSGSVKAVNALRASADAGKFAEFHAAVFASQPKGRFTDELLLRIADRVPGLRGAEFDAAVKEQKYEGWVAEAQEGFEATGAQGTPMVLVEGAPVGSRDGSLFDAGAFGRALKGVGIGTGTGAAV from the coding sequence ATGGTGCGGGTTGTGGTGGCGGGGCGGCTGGTCGCGGCCGTCGCGTCCGTGGCCCTGTTGGGCGGGGCGGTCGTCGGATGCGGTTCCGGTTCCGGGGCGGGTGGGGGGAAGGGCATGGCCGTCTCCGAGGTTCCGGTGCGGACCAGTCCGATCGCAGGGCAGCTCGCGGGGCTGCCCGCGACGGTGGACGGGGCGAAGATCGTCGTGGGGAAGCCCGACGCGCCGCGCACCGCGCAGGTGCTGGTGGACCCCAAGTGCGGTCACTGCGCGCGGTTCGAGGAGGCCGGCGGGGAGGCGCTGCTGAAGCTGGCGGCGGCCGGGCAGGTGAAGATCGAGTACCTGCTGGCGTCCTTCCTGGACCGGGGCGGGATGAGCGGTTCGGTCAAGGCGGTGAACGCGCTGCGCGCGTCGGCGGACGCGGGGAAGTTCGCGGAGTTCCACGCGGCGGTCTTCGCCAGCCAGCCGAAGGGGAGGTTCACCGACGAGCTGCTCCTGAGGATCGCGGACCGGGTACCGGGGCTGCGCGGGGCGGAGTTCGACGCGGCGGTGAAGGAACAGAAGTACGAGGGGTGGGTCGCCGAGGCCCAGGAGGGCTTCGAGGCGACGGGGGCGCAGGGGACGCCGATGGTGCTGGTGGAGGGGGCGCCGGTCGGGTCGAGGGACGGGTCGCTGTTCGACGCGGGGGCGTTCGGGCGGGCGTTGAAGGGTGTCGGGATCGGGACCGGGACCGGGGCGGCGGTCTAG
- a CDS encoding aminoglycoside phosphotransferase family protein, whose translation MRAQVRDNGVAGREFVDALPARVAAFLERWELRVTGPGMYGVTALVLPVVRADGTAAALKLPALDEENAGEALALRAWAGEGCVRLLADDAQTGTLLLERLDEGRHLSGVAVRDSGRAVEVVGGLLARLSAVPAPAGLRRLGDVAAAMLEAVPGALAQLADGRERGLVADCAAALAEVAGEPGDRLLHWDLHYDNVLAGGREPWLAIDPKPLAGDPGFELLPALVNNFRAREVRWRFEALAEAVGADRERARAWTLGRVLQNCLWDVEDGDRPAGRQLRIAEVLLGRDGRSGKGRRGGS comes from the coding sequence GTGCGGGCGCAGGTGCGGGACAACGGCGTGGCCGGGCGGGAGTTCGTCGACGCGCTGCCCGCCCGGGTGGCCGCGTTCCTGGAGCGGTGGGAGCTACGGGTGACCGGGCCCGGGATGTACGGGGTGACGGCCCTGGTGCTGCCGGTCGTGCGGGCCGACGGGACGGCGGCGGCGCTGAAGCTGCCGGCGCTGGACGAGGAGAACGCGGGGGAGGCGCTCGCGCTGCGCGCGTGGGCCGGGGAGGGCTGCGTACGGCTGCTGGCGGACGATGCGCAGACCGGCACGCTGCTGCTGGAGCGCCTCGACGAGGGCCGGCACCTGTCGGGGGTGGCCGTACGGGACTCCGGGCGGGCGGTGGAGGTCGTCGGAGGGTTGCTGGCCCGGCTGTCTGCGGTTCCCGCGCCGGCCGGGCTGCGGCGGCTCGGGGACGTGGCGGCGGCGATGCTGGAGGCGGTGCCGGGTGCGCTGGCGCAGCTGGCGGACGGCCGGGAGCGGGGGCTCGTCGCGGACTGCGCGGCGGCGCTCGCGGAGGTGGCGGGGGAGCCGGGGGACCGGCTGCTGCACTGGGACCTGCACTACGACAACGTCCTGGCGGGCGGGCGCGAGCCCTGGCTGGCCATCGATCCGAAGCCGCTCGCCGGTGATCCGGGGTTCGAGCTGTTGCCGGCGCTGGTCAACAACTTCCGTGCGCGGGAGGTGCGGTGGCGGTTCGAGGCGCTCGCGGAGGCGGTGGGCGCGGACCGGGAACGGGCGCGGGCGTGGACGTTGGGGCGGGTGCTGCAGAACTGCCTGTGGGACGTGGAGGACGGGGACCGGCCGGCGGGGCGGCAGCTGCGGATCGCGGAGGTGCTGCTGGGGCGGGACGGGCGGAGTGGGAAGGGCCGGCGCGGTGGCTCGTAG
- a CDS encoding GNAT family N-acetyltransferase, with the protein MIRSAVVSDVPVIHAMIRELAEHEKVPHEARATEEQLREALFGERPAAFAHLAVTEEGEVVGFSLWFLSFSTWRGVHGIYLEDLYVRPGVRGGGHGKALLRELARICVERGYERLEWSVLKWNEPTIAFYEALGARPQDEWSVYRLTEGALAELGGA; encoded by the coding sequence ATGATCCGTAGCGCCGTCGTCAGCGACGTACCCGTCATCCACGCCATGATCCGCGAGCTCGCGGAGCACGAGAAGGTGCCGCACGAGGCGCGCGCCACCGAGGAGCAGTTGCGGGAGGCGCTCTTCGGTGAGCGGCCGGCGGCGTTCGCGCACCTCGCGGTGACGGAGGAGGGCGAGGTGGTGGGCTTCTCGCTGTGGTTCCTCAGCTTCTCGACGTGGCGCGGGGTGCACGGGATCTATCTGGAGGACCTGTACGTCCGTCCGGGCGTGCGCGGCGGAGGCCACGGGAAGGCGCTGCTGCGGGAGTTGGCGCGGATCTGCGTGGAGCGCGGGTACGAGCGGCTGGAGTGGTCGGTCCTGAAGTGGAACGAGCCGACGATCGCCTTCTACGAGGCCTTGGGTGCGCGGCCGCAGGACGAGTGGTCGGTGTACCGGCTGACCGAAGGGGCGCTGGCGGAGCTCGGGGGCGCGTAG
- a CDS encoding zinc-binding dehydrogenase — protein MHAIRLHAFGPAENLSYESVPRPVPAPGQVRIAVAAAGVHLLDTALRRGVQGPPAPLPELPTVPGREVAGTVDAVGPDTDTGWLGQTVVAHLGFAPGGYAEYAVADAARLHPVPDGLDPATAVAMIGTGRTTLGILQFAELGPGSVALIPAAAGGIGTLLVQYAKQAGATVVALAGGPAKTSRATANGADLALDYTAPDWADTLRAHHPDGATVLFDSVGGSVARTALGLLRDGARHLVFGWSGGPLDLTDAEQAGLDARGITTQFVLGPAMLQRAGGEDPMRLLETRALAEAATGRLRPALQRYPLAEAAAAHHDLETRATTGKVVLEP, from the coding sequence ATGCACGCCATCCGCCTCCACGCCTTCGGCCCCGCGGAGAACCTCTCCTACGAGTCCGTCCCCCGCCCCGTCCCCGCCCCCGGCCAGGTCCGCATCGCCGTCGCCGCCGCCGGCGTCCACCTCCTCGACACCGCCCTGCGCCGCGGCGTCCAGGGCCCGCCCGCGCCCCTGCCCGAGCTGCCGACCGTCCCCGGCCGCGAGGTGGCCGGCACCGTCGACGCGGTCGGCCCCGACACGGACACCGGATGGCTCGGGCAGACCGTCGTCGCGCACCTCGGATTCGCCCCCGGCGGCTACGCCGAGTACGCCGTCGCGGACGCCGCCCGGCTGCACCCCGTCCCGGACGGCCTCGACCCCGCCACCGCCGTCGCCATGATCGGCACGGGCCGCACGACCCTCGGCATCCTCCAGTTCGCCGAGCTCGGCCCCGGCTCCGTCGCCCTGATCCCCGCCGCCGCGGGCGGCATCGGCACCCTGCTGGTCCAGTACGCCAAGCAGGCCGGAGCCACCGTCGTCGCCCTCGCCGGCGGCCCCGCCAAAACCTCCCGGGCCACCGCCAACGGCGCCGACCTCGCCCTCGACTACACCGCCCCGGACTGGGCCGACACCCTCCGCGCCCACCACCCCGACGGCGCCACCGTCCTCTTCGACTCCGTCGGCGGCTCCGTCGCCCGCACCGCGCTCGGCCTGCTCCGCGACGGCGCCCGACACCTCGTCTTCGGCTGGTCCGGCGGCCCGCTCGACCTCACCGACGCCGAGCAGGCGGGCCTCGACGCCCGCGGCATCACCACGCAGTTCGTCCTCGGCCCCGCCATGCTCCAGCGGGCCGGCGGCGAAGACCCCATGCGCCTCCTCGAAACCCGCGCCCTCGCCGAAGCCGCCACCGGCCGCCTGCGCCCCGCCCTCCAGCGCTACCCCCTGGCCGAGGCCGCCGCCGCCCACCACGACCTGGAAACCCGCGCCACCACCGGCAAGGTCGTCCTGGAACCCTGA
- a CDS encoding pentapeptide repeat-containing protein: protein MVRNGQKQTVKAARRPEVRLPELRAWEDAELEPDGDYDGLELLDVGLAGQDGRGSLFVDCALRRCALDETVLAKARFLDSVLDGVRGVGTNLAGASLREVELLDARLGGVQLHGSVLERVLVRGGKIDYLNLRMAQLKDVVFEGCVLVEPDFGGAVLERVEFRDCVVRGADFSGARMTEVDLREASELGIARGVDALAGAVISPAQLFDLAPALAAQLGLRVVP, encoded by the coding sequence ATGGTGCGAAACGGACAGAAGCAGACGGTGAAGGCGGCGCGTCGGCCGGAGGTGCGGCTGCCGGAGCTGCGCGCGTGGGAGGACGCGGAACTGGAGCCGGACGGGGACTACGACGGGCTGGAGCTCCTGGACGTGGGGCTGGCGGGCCAGGACGGGAGAGGGTCCCTGTTCGTGGACTGCGCGCTACGGCGCTGCGCGCTGGACGAGACCGTGCTGGCCAAGGCCCGGTTCCTCGACTCGGTGCTGGACGGCGTCCGGGGCGTCGGGACCAACCTGGCGGGGGCTTCGCTGCGCGAGGTGGAACTGCTGGACGCCCGGCTGGGCGGGGTGCAGCTGCACGGGTCGGTGCTGGAGCGGGTGCTCGTGCGCGGGGGCAAGATCGACTACCTGAACCTGCGCATGGCGCAGCTGAAGGACGTGGTGTTCGAGGGGTGCGTGCTGGTGGAGCCGGACTTCGGGGGTGCGGTGCTGGAGCGGGTGGAATTCCGGGACTGTGTGGTGCGCGGGGCGGACTTCTCGGGGGCACGGATGACGGAGGTGGACCTGCGGGAGGCGTCGGAGCTGGGGATCGCGCGGGGGGTGGACGCCTTGGCGGGGGCGGTGATCAGCCCGGCGCAGCTGTTCGACCTGGCGCCGGCGCTGGCTGCGCAGCTGGGGCTGAGGGTGGTCCCGTAG
- a CDS encoding sensor histidine kinase, producing MGGAGGQGEAVVAGVLRERHRLAAELHDTVAQGLTSMHLLLDAADREWTREPGQARLLVRQAAAAARENLAEARRLIHDLAPVELERAALADVLRELCAGVDGARFRLEGEPRAVPGRVEAAVLRAAQGALANVRRHARASAVVVTLTYQPYVLALDVWDDGVGFDPAAVAAAATAGRPGGDGLRLLRRRIAYLGGTATVESSPGGGGTVVSVCLPAPGQEPGPGSGPQSGPGSGPRSSPQAGPVPRPRSGPGPV from the coding sequence GTGGGAGGGGCCGGGGGGCAGGGGGAGGCCGTGGTGGCGGGGGTGCTGCGGGAGCGCCACCGGCTCGCGGCCGAGTTGCACGACACCGTGGCGCAGGGGCTGACCAGCATGCACCTGTTGCTCGACGCGGCCGACCGGGAGTGGACGCGGGAGCCGGGCCAGGCCCGGCTGCTGGTCCGGCAGGCCGCCGCCGCGGCCCGCGAGAACCTCGCCGAGGCGCGGCGGCTCATCCACGACCTGGCTCCGGTGGAGCTGGAGCGGGCGGCGCTGGCCGATGTGCTGCGCGAGCTGTGCGCCGGGGTGGACGGGGCCCGGTTCCGGCTGGAGGGGGAACCCCGTGCGGTGCCGGGCAGGGTCGAGGCCGCGGTGCTGCGGGCGGCCCAGGGCGCCCTGGCCAACGTACGCCGGCACGCGCGGGCCTCGGCCGTGGTGGTGACGCTGACCTACCAGCCGTACGTACTCGCGCTCGACGTGTGGGACGACGGCGTCGGGTTCGATCCGGCCGCTGTCGCCGCTGCTGCGACCGCCGGGCGCCCGGGTGGGGACGGGCTGCGGCTGCTGCGCCGGCGCATCGCGTACCTGGGGGGTACGGCGACGGTGGAGAGCAGTCCGGGTGGGGGCGGGACGGTGGTGTCGGTCTGCCTGCCCGCTCCGGGGCAGGAGCCGGGGCCGGGGTCGGGTCCGCAGTCAGGTCCGGGATCGGGTCCGAGGTCGAGTCCGCAAGCGGGTCCGGTGCCGCGTCCGCGGTCGGGGCCGGGGCCGGTATGA